In Streptomyces sp. P3, one DNA window encodes the following:
- a CDS encoding glycoside hydrolase family 48 protein, which produces MKPSRRRRGARRLWTAALAALALPLAMLSTSTTPAQAAALACSVDYKTNDWGSGFTADLTLTNRGTDPISGWALTYSYAGNQKLSNGWNGSWSQSGQQITVNNASYNGTIAPGAAVGTGAQFTYSGTNAAPTSFAVNGTPCVGAHQLPVTVLTSPTAGAVYTQGSAVPLAATAAAADNATITKMEFYDDTTLLGTDTSAPYTLSASGLSVGNHSLVAKAYDSLGASASSTPVGITVASGPAVVASTTQLAVQQGKTGTFTLKLSTQPSANVTVTTARTAGNTGLTVSGGASLTFTPANWNTAQTVTITANASGTGAATFESSATGHAKATVTATEIAGTKAYDARFLDLYGKITNPANGYFSPEGIPYHSVETLIVEAPDQGHETTSEAYSYLLWLQAMYGKITGDWTKFNGAWDIMEKYMIPTHADQPTNSFYNASKPATYAPELDTPNEYPAKLDTGVSVGSDPIAGELKSAYGTDDVYGMHWLQDVDNTYGYGNAPGKCEAGPADTGPSYINTFQRGAQESVWETVPQPTCDAFKYGGKNGYLDLFTGDASYAKQWKFTNAPDADARVVQAAYWADIWAKAQGKGSDVSAAVGKAAKMGDYLRYAMYDKYFKKIGNCVGPTACPAGTGKDASHYLLSWYYAWGGATDTSAGWAWRIGSSHTHGGYQNPLAAYALSSYADLKPKSATGQADWAKSLTRQMEFYRWLQSSEGAIAGGATNSWAGRYATPPAGTSTFYGMYYDQQPVYHDPPSNQWFGFQAWSMERVAEYYQQTGNASAKAVLDKWVDWALSKTTINPDGTFRIPSTLQWSGQPDTWNASSPGANNGLHVTVADYTDDVGVAAAYAKTLTYYAAKSGDTEAKTTAKALLDGMWTHNQDALGVAVPETRADYNRFDDGVYVPSTFSGKMPNGDTISSSSTFASLRSFYKNDPAWSKIESYLAGGAAPVFTYHRFWAQADIAMAMGSYAELLE; this is translated from the coding sequence ATGAAACCCTCACGCAGACGTCGCGGGGCGCGGCGCCTGTGGACCGCCGCCCTGGCGGCCCTGGCGCTCCCTCTCGCCATGCTCAGCACGAGCACGACACCCGCCCAGGCGGCCGCGCTCGCGTGCAGCGTCGACTACAAGACCAACGACTGGGGCTCCGGGTTCACCGCGGACCTCACCCTCACCAACCGGGGCACCGATCCGATCAGCGGCTGGGCCCTGACGTACTCCTACGCGGGCAACCAGAAGCTGTCGAACGGCTGGAACGGCAGCTGGTCGCAGTCCGGTCAGCAGATCACCGTGAACAACGCCTCCTACAACGGGACGATCGCCCCCGGCGCGGCGGTCGGCACGGGCGCGCAGTTCACCTACAGCGGCACGAACGCCGCTCCCACGAGCTTCGCCGTCAACGGCACGCCCTGCGTCGGCGCGCACCAGCTGCCGGTCACGGTGCTGACCAGCCCGACCGCGGGCGCCGTCTACACCCAGGGCAGCGCGGTGCCGCTCGCGGCGACCGCCGCGGCCGCCGACAACGCGACCATCACCAAGATGGAGTTCTACGACGACACGACCCTGCTGGGCACGGACACGAGCGCGCCGTACACGCTGTCCGCCTCGGGGCTGTCCGTGGGCAACCACTCCCTGGTGGCCAAGGCGTACGACAGCCTGGGCGCGTCGGCGTCGTCCACACCGGTCGGCATCACGGTCGCCTCGGGGCCCGCGGTGGTCGCCTCCACCACCCAACTGGCCGTGCAGCAGGGCAAGACGGGCACGTTCACGCTGAAGCTGTCGACCCAGCCGTCGGCCAACGTGACCGTCACGACCGCCCGCACGGCCGGCAACACGGGCCTGACGGTGAGCGGCGGCGCGAGCCTCACCTTCACCCCGGCGAACTGGAACACCGCCCAGACCGTGACCATCACCGCCAACGCCTCCGGCACCGGCGCCGCGACCTTCGAGTCGAGCGCCACCGGGCACGCGAAGGCGACGGTCACCGCCACCGAGATCGCCGGGACCAAGGCGTACGACGCCCGGTTCCTCGACCTCTACGGCAAGATCACCAATCCGGCGAACGGCTACTTCTCCCCCGAGGGCATTCCGTACCACTCGGTCGAGACACTGATCGTCGAGGCACCGGACCAGGGCCACGAGACCACCTCCGAGGCCTACAGCTACCTCCTGTGGCTGCAGGCCATGTACGGGAAGATCACCGGCGACTGGACCAAGTTCAACGGCGCCTGGGACATCATGGAGAAGTACATGATCCCCACCCACGCCGACCAGCCGACGAACTCCTTCTACAACGCGTCCAAGCCGGCCACCTACGCGCCCGAGCTGGACACGCCGAACGAGTACCCGGCGAAGCTGGACACCGGGGTGTCCGTGGGCTCGGACCCGATCGCCGGTGAGCTGAAGTCCGCCTACGGCACGGACGACGTCTACGGCATGCACTGGCTGCAGGACGTGGACAACACCTACGGATACGGCAACGCGCCCGGCAAGTGCGAGGCCGGCCCGGCCGACACCGGCCCCTCGTACATCAACACCTTCCAGCGCGGCGCCCAGGAATCGGTGTGGGAAACGGTTCCGCAACCGACCTGCGACGCCTTCAAGTACGGCGGCAAGAACGGTTACCTGGACCTCTTCACCGGTGACGCCTCCTACGCCAAGCAGTGGAAGTTCACCAACGCCCCGGACGCCGACGCGCGCGTCGTGCAGGCCGCGTACTGGGCGGACATATGGGCCAAGGCCCAGGGCAAGGGCAGCGACGTCTCCGCGGCCGTCGGCAAGGCCGCGAAGATGGGCGACTACCTGCGCTACGCCATGTACGACAAGTACTTCAAGAAGATCGGCAACTGCGTCGGACCGACCGCCTGCCCGGCCGGCACCGGCAAGGACGCCTCGCACTACCTGCTCTCCTGGTACTACGCCTGGGGCGGCGCCACCGACACCAGCGCCGGCTGGGCATGGCGCATCGGCTCGAGCCACACCCACGGCGGCTACCAGAACCCCCTGGCCGCCTACGCGCTCAGCAGCTACGCCGACCTGAAGCCCAAGTCGGCGACGGGACAGGCGGACTGGGCGAAGTCGCTCACCCGGCAGATGGAGTTCTACCGCTGGCTGCAGTCCAGCGAGGGCGCCATCGCGGGCGGCGCGACGAACAGCTGGGCGGGCCGCTACGCGACTCCCCCGGCCGGCACGTCGACCTTCTACGGCATGTACTACGACCAGCAGCCCGTCTACCACGACCCGCCGTCCAACCAGTGGTTCGGCTTCCAGGCGTGGTCGATGGAGCGGGTGGCCGAGTACTACCAGCAGACGGGGAACGCGAGCGCGAAGGCGGTCCTCGACAAGTGGGTCGACTGGGCGCTGTCCAAGACCACGATCAACCCGGACGGCACCTTCCGGATCCCCTCCACGCTCCAGTGGTCGGGCCAGCCCGACACCTGGAACGCGTCGAGTCCGGGCGCCAACAACGGCCTGCACGTCACCGTCGCCGACTACACCGACGACGTCGGAGTGGCCGCCGCGTACGCCAAGACCCTGACGTACTACGCCGCCAAGTCCGGTGACACGGAGGCGAAGACGACGGCCAAGGCGCTCCTGGACGGCATGTGGACCCACAACCAGGACGCCCTCGGTGTCGCGGTCCCGGAAACCCGCGCCGACTACAACCGCTTCGACGACGGCGTGTACGTGCCGAGCACCTTCAGCGGCAAGATGCCGAACGGCGACACGATCAGCTCCTCCTCGACCTTCGCCTCGCTGCGGTCCTTCTACAAGAACGACCCGGCCTGGTCGAAGATCGAGAGCTATCTCGCGGGCGGCGCCGCGCCCGTGTTCACGTACCACCGCTTCTGGGCCCAGGCGGACATCGCCATGGCCATGGGCTCGTACGCGGAGCTTCTCGAATAA
- a CDS encoding cellulase family glycosylhydrolase, giving the protein MRHPPRSVLLAVAGTVALVAGALSPVVAAQGAAPACTVEYSVTSQWDTGFQGAVRITNNAAAVSGWSLAFDFAGGQKVTQGWNAKWSQSGATVTAANESWNGSLGTGASVGAGFIASKAGVNAVPSGFRLNGTTCNAGTDPTPTPTPSPTSTPTPTAPPSTDPPGTGDEPPALHVSGNKLVDAAGNTRRLLGVNRSGGEFMCVQGRGIWDGPVDDAAVAAIAVWHVDTVRIPLNEECWLGLSNIDPAYRGATYVNAVKDLVARVKAHGMTPIVELHWTYGQYTGNSAGCSDAHASCQKPMPDMQYSPAFWTSVADAFKSDQSVVFDLFNEPYPDRATATTAQAWQCWRDGGTCPGIGYEVAGMQDLVDSVRATGARNVILAGGLAYSNDLGQWLAHKPTDPTGNLAAAYHVYNFNSCSNETCWNSTLAPVAAQVPLVAGEIGENTCSHGFVDRVMKWFDDRGLSYLGWTWNAWDCSTGPSLISAYDGTPTAYGIGLRDHLRALDG; this is encoded by the coding sequence ATGCGTCACCCCCCGCGTTCAGTACTTTTAGCCGTCGCCGGCACGGTCGCCCTCGTCGCGGGCGCCCTGTCGCCGGTCGTCGCGGCGCAAGGAGCGGCGCCTGCCTGCACGGTGGAGTACTCGGTCACCAGTCAGTGGGACACCGGCTTCCAGGGTGCCGTGAGGATCACCAACAACGCGGCGGCCGTGAGCGGTTGGAGTCTCGCCTTCGACTTCGCGGGCGGCCAGAAGGTCACCCAGGGCTGGAACGCCAAGTGGTCCCAGTCCGGAGCGACCGTCACCGCCGCGAACGAGAGCTGGAACGGCTCCCTGGGCACCGGCGCGAGCGTCGGCGCGGGATTCATCGCCTCCAAGGCGGGGGTGAACGCCGTGCCGAGCGGCTTCCGGCTCAACGGCACGACCTGTAACGCCGGTACGGACCCCACACCCACACCCACGCCGAGCCCCACGTCCACGCCGACCCCCACCGCACCGCCCTCGACCGACCCGCCCGGCACCGGTGACGAGCCGCCCGCCCTGCACGTCTCGGGCAACAAGCTCGTCGACGCCGCCGGAAACACCCGCCGACTGCTCGGCGTGAACCGCTCGGGCGGCGAGTTCATGTGCGTGCAGGGGCGCGGCATCTGGGACGGACCGGTCGACGACGCCGCCGTCGCGGCGATCGCCGTCTGGCACGTCGACACCGTGCGTATACCGCTCAACGAGGAGTGCTGGCTGGGTCTTTCGAACATCGATCCCGCGTACCGGGGCGCGACCTACGTCAACGCCGTGAAGGACCTGGTCGCCCGCGTCAAGGCACACGGCATGACCCCGATCGTCGAACTGCACTGGACGTACGGCCAGTACACGGGCAACTCGGCCGGCTGCTCCGACGCGCACGCCAGTTGCCAGAAGCCGATGCCCGACATGCAGTACTCGCCGGCGTTCTGGACCTCGGTCGCAGATGCCTTCAAGAGCGACCAGAGCGTGGTGTTCGACCTGTTCAACGAGCCCTACCCGGACCGCGCCACCGCCACGACCGCCCAGGCGTGGCAGTGCTGGCGGGACGGCGGGACCTGCCCGGGCATCGGCTACGAGGTCGCCGGAATGCAGGACCTCGTCGACTCCGTACGGGCGACCGGGGCCAGGAACGTGATCCTGGCCGGCGGGCTCGCCTACTCCAACGACCTCGGTCAGTGGCTGGCCCACAAGCCCACCGACCCCACCGGGAATCTCGCCGCCGCGTACCACGTGTACAACTTCAACTCCTGTTCCAACGAAACCTGTTGGAACTCCACGCTCGCCCCCGTGGCCGCCCAGGTGCCGCTGGTGGCCGGGGAGATCGGCGAGAACACCTGCTCACACGGTTTCGTCGACCGCGTCATGAAGTGGTTCGACGATCGCGGCCTGTCGTACCTGGGCTGGACCTGGAACGCCTGGGACTGCTCCACCGGTCCGTCCCTCATCTCCGCCTACGACGGGACGCCCACGGCGTACGGCATCGGA